The following proteins are encoded in a genomic region of Pseudoxanthomonas suwonensis 11-1:
- the msrB gene encoding peptide-methionine (R)-S-oxide reductase MsrB, with translation MSRFDLTPPDEAQLQALAAALSPEERHVLLQHGTERPFCGVFLDNKREGTYVCRLCGLPLFRSSAKFDSGTGWPSFFEPYDEEHIACIRDTSHGMIRTEIVCARCGGHLGHVFPDGPPPTHERHCLNSVSLGFVDDGEPLPDPLRRGGAEAGPA, from the coding sequence ATGAGCCGTTTCGACCTGACCCCGCCCGACGAGGCGCAGCTGCAGGCGCTGGCCGCCGCACTCTCGCCGGAGGAGCGCCACGTGCTGCTGCAGCATGGTACCGAGCGTCCGTTCTGCGGCGTGTTCCTGGACAACAAGCGCGAGGGCACCTACGTGTGCCGGCTGTGCGGGCTGCCGCTGTTCCGCTCCTCGGCCAAGTTCGATTCCGGCACCGGCTGGCCGAGCTTCTTCGAGCCGTACGACGAGGAACACATCGCCTGCATCCGCGACACCAGCCACGGCATGATCCGGACCGAGATCGTGTGCGCGCGCTGCGGCGGCCACCTCGGCCATGTGTTCCCGGACGGCCCGCCGCCGACCCACGAGCGCCACTGCCTCAATTCGGTGTCGCTGGGTTTCGTCGACGACGGCGAACCGCTGCCGGATCCGCTGCGACGCGGCGGCGCCGAAGCCGGGCCGGCCTGA
- a CDS encoding YciI family protein, whose product MKFLLLVYIDQDLLGQLPPQEYDDHMRYCVRKADEHIASGVLLGANKLEPPSTARTVRVRDGQTRVYDGPFAETKEVLAGYNLIEADSLEHAVELAKEFPWTRYGAMEVRAVADLEAERVRVGA is encoded by the coding sequence ATGAAGTTCCTGTTGCTGGTGTACATCGACCAGGACCTGCTGGGGCAGCTGCCGCCGCAGGAATACGACGACCACATGCGCTACTGCGTGCGCAAGGCCGACGAACACATCGCCAGCGGGGTCCTGCTTGGCGCCAACAAGCTCGAGCCGCCTTCGACCGCGCGCACGGTGCGGGTACGTGATGGCCAGACCCGGGTCTACGACGGTCCCTTCGCCGAGACCAAGGAAGTGCTCGCCGGCTACAACCTGATCGAGGCCGATTCGCTGGAACACGCGGTCGAACTGGCCAAGGAGTTCCCGTGGACGCGCTACGGCGCGATGGAAGTGCGCGCGGTGGCCGACCTGGAAGCCGAGCGGGTGCGCGTCGGCGCCTGA